A window of Bacteroidota bacterium contains these coding sequences:
- a CDS encoding PepSY domain-containing protein, with product MARWIRKAHRYLGLIGGLQLLAWALGGVYFSWNPIARVRGEHLAAPPESWSGPPRGLASPDQVLAAFYAARSDTPQVLVLTLRPLLGKPVYEIAYRDRGGKLRYALADAHTARLRPPIRREEALQIAQRDFLPQASVRRISWIERLPPGSEYRGKELPAWQVEFEHPTGTRLYVSAERGLVTARRNDTWRVFDFFWMLHTMDYRNRSDFNHWLLRVFSVLGLLTVLSGFVLWIATSPRLRRPLGRFRPLSARGR from the coding sequence ATGGCCCGCTGGATCCGCAAAGCCCACCGCTACCTGGGCCTCATAGGAGGCCTGCAGCTTTTGGCCTGGGCCCTTGGCGGGGTTTACTTCTCCTGGAATCCCATAGCACGGGTGCGGGGCGAGCACCTAGCCGCCCCTCCGGAGAGCTGGTCAGGCCCTCCGCGGGGCCTAGCAAGCCCTGATCAAGTGCTAGCCGCCTTCTATGCGGCCCGCTCCGATACGCCTCAGGTGCTCGTGCTTACGCTTCGGCCCCTTTTGGGGAAGCCCGTCTACGAGATCGCGTATCGGGATCGTGGCGGGAAGCTGCGCTATGCGCTGGCCGACGCCCACACGGCTCGTCTGCGGCCTCCAATTAGACGGGAGGAGGCGCTGCAGATCGCTCAGCGGGACTTTCTCCCCCAGGCCTCCGTGCGCCGGATAAGCTGGATAGAGCGCTTGCCACCGGGAAGCGAATATCGCGGCAAGGAGCTTCCGGCCTGGCAAGTGGAGTTCGAGCATCCGACGGGCACGCGCCTTTACGTGTCGGCCGAACGTGGGCTCGTCACGGCCCGGCGCAACGACACCTGGCGCGTATTCGATTTCTTCTGGATGCTGCACACCATGGACTATCGCAATCGAAGCGACTTCAACCACTGGCTGCTGCGGGTCTTCTCGGTGCTGGGCCTGCTTACCGTGCTTTCGGGCTTTGTGCTTTGGATTGCAACAAGCCCCCGGCTGCGCCGTCCATTAGGCCGATTCCGGCCCCTGTCTGCGAGGGGGCGCTAA
- a CDS encoding MGMT family protein, translated as MRTEQNYFERVYAVVRRIPAGRVTTYGHIAAYLGLRSGARMVGWALCALKSEGNWLDVPAHRVVNRRGELTGRLHFGGYHVMEDLLRAEGVRFLEDGRVDLDRHLWVPT; from the coding sequence ATGAGGACGGAGCAAAATTATTTTGAACGCGTCTACGCCGTGGTGCGCCGCATCCCGGCAGGTCGGGTTACTACCTATGGACACATCGCCGCTTATCTAGGCCTGCGCAGCGGAGCTCGCATGGTGGGATGGGCCCTGTGCGCGCTTAAAAGCGAGGGGAACTGGCTCGATGTCCCCGCACACCGAGTGGTCAACCGCCGCGGAGAGCTCACGGGCCGGCTGCATTTCGGCGGCTACCACGTCATGGAGGACCTGCTGCGCGCCGAGGGGGTGCGGTTTTTGGAGGACGGCCGCGTCGACTTAGATCGGCATCTTTGGGTGCCCACCTGA
- the dacB gene encoding D-alanyl-D-alanine carboxypeptidase/D-alanyl-D-alanine-endopeptidase, giving the protein MLARIYTALLGLLLVGLGAQAQSLRARIERLLDQPAFANAFWGVEIRSLQSGRIWYARNARKSFVPASNLKLLTTAAALDQLGAEWRFETSLYADGPIADGLLRGDLVVRGGGDPTIGARFFGDNPLAVFEAWADSLLRGGVRVITGDIIGDDDAFDDLPLGYGWSWDDEVYGYSAQISALSFNENVIEVRLLAGAEPGSPARLVVRPETDYVRLYNQTLTLPADSALRERYDRERAGNTFYVRTRLPVGQEVRARLSVDNPTLYFTTVLYETLQRRGIQVLGRPRDVDELSIKPDYGRMRLLWTHRSPPLREIVRVINKISQNLYAELLLRALGRARFGVGSAEAGIRAARESLVRAGLDTSRVVMVDGSGLSRLNLITPQDLVKVLLFMRGHPHGDAFFESLPIAGVDGTLANRMRRGPARGRVRAKTGFVGHVRTLSGYLQTQRGEWLVFSLMANHYTVPTAAVNEAQDRLLELLVQGR; this is encoded by the coding sequence ATGCTCGCGCGGATCTATACGGCGCTGCTGGGGCTGCTTCTGGTCGGCCTCGGTGCCCAGGCTCAGTCCTTGCGCGCGCGCATCGAGCGCCTGCTGGATCAGCCGGCTTTCGCTAACGCCTTCTGGGGCGTGGAGATCCGCTCCCTTCAGAGCGGACGGATCTGGTATGCGCGCAATGCCCGGAAGAGCTTTGTGCCCGCCTCCAACCTGAAGCTCCTCACCACCGCCGCAGCGCTGGATCAGCTCGGAGCGGAGTGGCGCTTTGAGACGTCCCTCTACGCCGATGGGCCCATCGCAGACGGGCTGCTTCGGGGCGACCTGGTTGTGCGCGGAGGCGGAGACCCCACGATCGGGGCCCGGTTCTTCGGTGACAACCCCTTGGCGGTCTTCGAAGCCTGGGCTGACTCCCTGCTTAGAGGCGGCGTACGGGTCATCACCGGGGACATCATTGGCGACGACGACGCCTTCGACGACCTGCCCTTGGGCTATGGTTGGTCATGGGATGATGAAGTCTACGGCTACAGCGCACAGATTTCGGCCCTGTCCTTCAACGAGAACGTCATCGAGGTGCGGCTGCTGGCCGGGGCGGAGCCCGGATCTCCGGCTCGCCTGGTCGTGCGACCCGAGACGGACTATGTGCGGCTTTACAATCAGACCCTCACGCTTCCGGCTGACTCGGCTCTGCGGGAACGCTACGATCGGGAACGGGCGGGCAACACCTTTTACGTGCGCACCCGCCTGCCCGTAGGACAAGAGGTGCGCGCGCGGCTATCCGTGGACAACCCCACGCTGTACTTCACCACCGTGCTATACGAAACCTTGCAGCGTCGGGGGATCCAAGTGCTCGGCCGGCCCCGAGACGTCGACGAGCTCTCGATTAAGCCCGATTACGGCCGCATGCGGCTTCTTTGGACGCATCGTTCGCCGCCCCTTCGAGAGATCGTGCGCGTGATCAACAAGATCAGCCAAAACCTGTACGCGGAGCTGCTGCTCCGCGCCCTGGGCCGCGCGCGCTTTGGGGTGGGCAGCGCGGAGGCCGGCATACGGGCCGCACGCGAAAGCCTCGTCCGAGCCGGCTTGGACACCAGCCGCGTGGTCATGGTCGACGGAAGCGGGCTTTCGCGCCTGAATCTCATCACCCCTCAGGACCTCGTCAAGGTGCTCCTCTTCATGCGCGGCCATCCTCATGGGGACGCCTTCTTCGAATCCCTGCCCATTGCCGGTGTAGACGGCACGCTTGCTAACCGCATGCGCCGCGGTCCGGCGCGGGGGCGCGTGCGCGCCAAGACGGGCTTCGTGGGGCATGTGCGCACGCTTTCGGGTTACCTCCAGACCCAACGAGGCGAATGGCTGGTCTTCAGCCTCATGGCCAACCACTACACGGTGCCCACCGCCGCGGTAAACGAAGCCCAAGACCGACTGCTGGAGCTGCTTGTGCAGGGCCGATGA
- a CDS encoding enoyl-CoA hydratase-related protein, with product MAEPLVWVEQAGPVCGILLNRPEKRNALNGALIAALQEAFERAIDEPQVRVIVLGARGPAFSAGADLEHLQRLRGASNMENWADSRALMRLLKTIYGSPKPVIARVHGPAVAGGCGLVSVCDFVLASPEARFGYTEVRIGFVPALVAVFLLRRIGEAQARRLLLHGGLISAEEAYRIGLVTEVAPSERLDERVRELADELAYRNSASAMALTKRLLADLPGQGLEAALEYAALVNAFARGTPDCQAGVDAFLRGQAPPWSAEKQASGPQGS from the coding sequence ATGGCCGAGCCTCTGGTTTGGGTCGAGCAGGCTGGTCCGGTATGCGGGATCCTGCTGAACAGGCCCGAAAAGCGCAACGCGCTCAACGGCGCTCTGATAGCGGCGCTACAGGAGGCCTTTGAGCGCGCGATCGACGAGCCGCAGGTGCGCGTGATCGTGCTCGGGGCCCGAGGGCCGGCTTTCTCAGCCGGCGCGGACTTGGAGCATCTGCAGCGGCTGCGGGGGGCCTCAAATATGGAGAACTGGGCTGACTCGCGGGCCCTTATGCGGTTGCTTAAGACGATCTATGGCTCTCCCAAACCCGTGATCGCGCGCGTGCACGGTCCGGCCGTGGCCGGCGGCTGCGGGCTGGTTTCCGTTTGCGACTTCGTGCTCGCCTCCCCTGAGGCGCGCTTCGGCTATACTGAGGTGCGCATCGGCTTTGTGCCCGCCCTGGTGGCCGTTTTCCTTCTGCGCCGCATCGGCGAGGCGCAGGCCCGGCGCTTGCTTCTGCATGGCGGGCTTATTTCGGCCGAGGAGGCTTATCGAATCGGACTGGTCACGGAGGTGGCCCCCTCGGAGCGGCTCGATGAGCGCGTGCGGGAGCTAGCCGATGAGTTGGCCTACCGCAACAGCGCTTCGGCCATGGCCCTTACGAAGCGGCTTCTGGCCGATTTGCCTGGACAGGGGCTGGAGGCTGCGCTCGAATACGCCGCCCTGGTCAACGCTTTCGCTCGCGGTACCCCGGACTGTCAGGCGGGGGTCGATGCCTTCTTGCGCGGCCAAGCCCCGCCCTGGAGCGCGGAAAAGCAGGCTAGCGGCCCTCAAGGGTCCTAG
- a CDS encoding periplasmic heavy metal sensor — MSIVLIVASALVLAMHEPTWAQGTGQTPPLLTAEQRQRVQEARDRFRREAIDLHAALQRERLELERLLRAENPDMARVEAQLRRISEAETRLRMARIRFGQELRQIVGPEQYQRLRQALGRRAWERWPALRFRFRPGPLREGGPRLRRGWWDL; from the coding sequence ATGAGCATAGTCCTGATTGTGGCGAGCGCGCTGGTGCTGGCCATGCACGAGCCGACCTGGGCGCAGGGCACAGGCCAAACCCCGCCCCTGCTCACAGCCGAACAGCGGCAGCGGGTACAGGAGGCGCGCGATCGATTCCGGCGCGAGGCCATAGACCTGCACGCCGCACTCCAGCGAGAACGACTCGAATTAGAGCGCCTGCTGCGGGCCGAAAACCCCGACATGGCACGCGTGGAGGCGCAGCTTCGCCGGATATCCGAAGCCGAAACCCGTCTGCGCATGGCACGCATCCGCTTCGGGCAGGAACTGCGCCAGATTGTGGGACCGGAGCAATACCAGCGGCTGCGCCAGGCCCTGGGAAGACGCGCGTGGGAGCGCTGGCCAGCGCTCCGCTTCCGTTTTCGACCTGGCCCCTTGCGGGAGGGCGGTCCGCGTCTCCGTCGAGGCTGGTGGGACCTATGA
- the secG gene encoding preprotein translocase subunit SecG, giving the protein MVAYYIVIGLITLIAVLLIPVVLLQSSKGEGLAGIAGGFSGAQILGVRRTADILSKTTTVLATIFLLLCLLANFLIDRRYTQSIIQQRATEQAPASAPLVPPGGTPANRPAPTR; this is encoded by the coding sequence ATGGTGGCCTACTACATCGTTATCGGCCTGATCACGCTCATCGCGGTGCTTCTCATCCCCGTTGTGCTGCTGCAAAGCAGCAAAGGCGAGGGTCTAGCCGGTATAGCGGGGGGTTTTAGCGGAGCGCAGATCCTGGGCGTGCGCCGCACGGCGGATATCCTAAGCAAGACCACCACGGTGCTGGCGACGATCTTTCTGCTGTTGTGTCTACTGGCCAACTTCCTCATCGATCGCAGGTATACGCAGAGCATCATCCAGCAGCGCGCCACGGAGCAGGCTCCCGCCTCAGCCCCCCTTGTGCCTCCGGGTGGGACGCCCGCCAATAGGCCCGCCCCAACCCGGTAA
- a CDS encoding glycine--tRNA ligase, translated as MATDLFEKLVSLCKRRGFVFQSSEIYGGVGGVYDYGPLGVELKRHIRDAWWTAMTQLRDDIEGLDAAILMHPRVWEASGHVEGFHDPLVDCRQCKGRFRADKLLEEFAERLERKHKRREAEALLHELHQKDAPLGALIARYAVPCPTCGARDWTDVRQFNLMFKTFLGPVEDSASLLYLRPETAQGIYVNFHNVKDTTRQKIPFGIAQIGKAFRNEIVARQFIFRMREFEQMEMQFFVRPGTDEAWFRYWIEERYRWHLSLGIRSERLRLHEHGPDELAHYAKAAVDIQYRFPIGWQEVEGIHNRTDFDLSRHQQYSGKNLKYFDPETQTSYIPYVVETSAGLDRTLLMVLADAYDEEPVEGETRVVLRLHPKLAPIKVAVLPLVNRDGMPERAEAIYRALRRRFRTFYDDKGAIGRRYRRMDEIGTPFAVTIDSQTLEDGTVTVRDRDTMRQERVCEHRLTDYLQERLERWEREHVG; from the coding sequence ATGGCAACCGACCTGTTCGAAAAGCTCGTCTCCCTCTGTAAGCGCCGGGGCTTCGTGTTCCAATCCAGCGAGATCTACGGTGGCGTAGGCGGGGTCTACGATTACGGCCCCCTGGGCGTGGAGCTTAAGCGTCACATCCGCGATGCTTGGTGGACGGCCATGACCCAGCTGCGGGACGATATCGAGGGCCTGGATGCGGCCATTCTCATGCACCCGCGCGTCTGGGAAGCCTCCGGGCACGTAGAGGGCTTTCACGACCCCCTTGTGGACTGCCGACAGTGCAAGGGCCGCTTTCGGGCCGATAAGCTTCTGGAGGAGTTCGCCGAGCGCTTGGAGCGCAAACACAAACGCCGGGAGGCCGAGGCCCTGCTACATGAGCTGCACCAGAAAGACGCCCCGTTGGGCGCGCTTATCGCCCGGTACGCCGTGCCCTGCCCCACCTGCGGGGCGCGCGATTGGACCGATGTGCGGCAGTTCAACCTCATGTTCAAGACCTTCTTGGGCCCCGTGGAGGATTCGGCCAGCCTGCTCTACCTGCGCCCCGAAACGGCCCAAGGGATCTACGTGAACTTCCACAACGTCAAGGATACGACCCGCCAAAAGATCCCCTTCGGCATCGCGCAGATCGGAAAGGCCTTCCGCAACGAGATCGTGGCCCGGCAGTTCATCTTTCGCATGCGGGAATTCGAACAGATGGAGATGCAGTTCTTCGTGCGGCCGGGTACCGATGAGGCCTGGTTCCGCTACTGGATCGAAGAGCGCTACCGATGGCACCTCAGCCTGGGCATCCGATCCGAACGGCTGCGCCTACACGAACACGGCCCCGATGAGCTGGCCCACTACGCCAAGGCAGCCGTGGACATTCAGTACCGATTCCCGATCGGCTGGCAAGAGGTAGAGGGTATTCACAACCGCACGGACTTCGATCTGTCCCGCCACCAGCAGTACTCGGGCAAGAACCTCAAATACTTCGACCCGGAGACGCAGACCTCTTATATTCCCTACGTAGTGGAAACCTCAGCCGGCCTGGATCGGACGCTCCTTATGGTGCTCGCCGACGCCTATGATGAGGAACCGGTGGAAGGCGAAACGCGCGTCGTGCTGCGCCTACATCCCAAGCTCGCCCCCATCAAGGTGGCGGTACTGCCGCTGGTCAACCGGGATGGGATGCCCGAACGGGCCGAAGCCATCTACCGAGCCCTCAGACGGCGCTTTCGGACCTTTTACGACGACAAGGGCGCCATCGGACGCCGCTACCGACGCATGGACGAAATAGGCACGCCCTTCGCCGTAACGATCGACTCCCAAACCCTGGAAGATGGCACGGTCACGGTTCGCGATCGGGATACGATGCGCCAGGAGCGCGTCTGCGAGCATCGGCTCACCGATTACCTTCAGGAGCGCCTAGAGCGCTGGGAGCGCGAACACGTAGGCTGA
- a CDS encoding MFS transporter, whose translation MRPVRKRRWALRLVVLFGVISLLADATYEGARALAGPFLATLGATASAIGAISGAGELLGYLFRLLSGYWADRSRRYWLLMGTGYAINLGAVPLLALVGHWQWAAALLLLERIGKGLRTPARDLILSYASAPVGRGWAFGLHEALDQMGAVLGPLLVAAILGARENYALAFAALAVPATLALAVLGYARLQYPRPELLESAEQQATGRPAGRYPAAFGWYLAAAAALAIGYADFPLIGYHAERLGLLSARSVAALYALAMAVDAASALCFGRWFDRSGLWALMGALLLSAASAPFAFAEHPEAVVAGAILWGIGMGAQESVLRAEIARLIAPQQRGRAYGIFNACFGAAWFGGSLVMGALYDRALLGAVVAWSVGFQLLALLLVALTIRKAAPSASERP comes from the coding sequence GTGCGGCCTGTTCGCAAACGGCGTTGGGCGCTGCGGCTAGTGGTGCTATTTGGGGTGATCAGCCTGCTAGCCGACGCCACCTACGAAGGCGCACGCGCGCTGGCCGGGCCCTTTTTGGCCACGCTTGGGGCCACGGCCTCCGCCATAGGGGCCATCTCCGGCGCGGGGGAGCTACTCGGGTACTTGTTTCGGCTTCTTTCCGGGTACTGGGCGGACCGCAGCCGGCGTTACTGGCTGCTCATGGGGACTGGCTATGCGATCAACTTAGGTGCCGTGCCCCTGCTAGCCCTGGTTGGGCATTGGCAATGGGCCGCGGCGCTGCTCCTACTGGAGCGCATCGGCAAGGGGCTGCGCACGCCTGCACGCGACCTCATCCTTTCCTACGCCTCCGCCCCTGTGGGACGCGGCTGGGCCTTCGGGCTTCACGAGGCCCTGGATCAGATGGGGGCGGTCTTGGGCCCCCTGCTCGTGGCCGCTATACTGGGAGCCCGGGAAAATTACGCCTTGGCCTTCGCCGCATTGGCCGTTCCGGCTACTTTGGCATTGGCCGTGCTGGGGTATGCGCGCCTGCAGTACCCCAGGCCCGAGCTATTGGAGTCCGCCGAGCAGCAGGCGACCGGCCGGCCTGCGGGGCGCTATCCGGCTGCCTTTGGGTGGTATCTGGCCGCGGCGGCTGCGCTGGCGATTGGATATGCGGATTTCCCCCTAATCGGCTATCACGCCGAACGACTCGGGCTATTGTCCGCGCGGTCGGTGGCCGCTCTGTATGCGCTGGCCATGGCCGTGGACGCGGCCTCGGCGCTATGCTTTGGCCGTTGGTTCGACCGCTCAGGTCTATGGGCTCTCATGGGCGCCCTTTTGCTCAGCGCCGCCTCCGCCCCCTTCGCCTTTGCCGAGCATCCGGAGGCTGTCGTAGCGGGGGCGATCTTATGGGGCATCGGCATGGGGGCACAGGAATCCGTGCTGCGCGCCGAAATCGCCCGTTTGATCGCCCCACAGCAGCGCGGGCGCGCCTACGGGATCTTCAACGCCTGCTTCGGGGCCGCTTGGTTCGGGGGCAGCCTCGTTATGGGGGCGTTATACGATCGCGCTTTGCTCGGGGCCGTGGTGGCCTGGTCGGTAGGCTTTCAGCTTTTGGCTCTGTTGCTAGTGGCCCTCACCATAAGAAAGGCCGCCCCGAGTGCTTCGGAGCGGCCTTAA
- a CDS encoding ATP-binding cassette domain-containing protein, translating to MPVLELVEVCKSFGRTRAVDRVTFAVEPGRVFGLLGPNGAGKTTTIRMITYILIPDSGRISLLGQPVGPEQQRRIGYMPEERGLYKKMRVLEQLIYFGRLKGLSRQEAEGAARRWLERLQARGWEQKRIEELSKGMQQKVQFIASVLHEPELLILDEPYTGLDPVNTELLTQVILELKSQGRTILFSTHRMEQVEALCDDIVLIHQGRVVLQGSMRAIKARYRKDTIRVAFSGPDGILDRLPGVQILSRSQHAAQLRLLDGRLRPQDVLMAIAAEAEIERFEVFEPSLQQIFIEVVTGSMPEAAS from the coding sequence ATGCCTGTTTTGGAGCTCGTCGAGGTCTGCAAAAGCTTTGGCCGCACGCGGGCTGTGGATCGGGTGACGTTCGCTGTTGAACCCGGCCGCGTCTTCGGCCTCTTGGGCCCCAACGGGGCGGGCAAGACGACCACAATTCGCATGATCACCTACATCCTGATTCCTGATTCGGGTCGGATCAGCCTGCTGGGCCAACCCGTGGGCCCCGAACAGCAGCGGCGCATCGGATATATGCCCGAAGAGCGCGGACTATACAAAAAGATGCGCGTACTGGAGCAGCTCATTTACTTCGGCCGCCTCAAGGGGCTCAGCCGACAAGAGGCCGAGGGCGCCGCACGCCGCTGGCTGGAGCGGTTACAAGCGCGGGGCTGGGAGCAGAAGCGCATCGAGGAGCTCTCCAAAGGCATGCAGCAAAAGGTGCAGTTTATCGCGAGCGTGCTCCATGAGCCGGAGCTGTTGATTCTGGATGAGCCCTACACGGGACTAGATCCCGTCAACACGGAGCTGCTGACCCAGGTTATTCTGGAACTTAAAAGCCAGGGACGCACGATTCTGTTCTCCACGCACCGCATGGAGCAGGTCGAGGCCCTTTGCGACGACATCGTGTTGATCCATCAGGGACGGGTTGTGCTTCAGGGATCGATGCGGGCGATAAAAGCACGCTATCGCAAGGATACTATCCGTGTGGCCTTCTCCGGTCCGGATGGAATTTTGGATCGCCTGCCCGGGGTGCAGATCCTCAGCCGCAGCCAGCATGCGGCGCAGCTGCGCCTGCTTGACGGGCGTCTGCGCCCCCAGGATGTGCTCATGGCCATAGCCGCGGAGGCGGAAATCGAGCGTTTCGAGGTGTTCGAGCCCAGCCTGCAGCAGATCTTTATCGAGGTCGTAACGGGCTCTATGCCGGAGGCTGCCTCATGA